The proteins below are encoded in one region of Scylla paramamosain isolate STU-SP2022 chromosome 8, ASM3559412v1, whole genome shotgun sequence:
- the LOC135103081 gene encoding glucocorticoid-induced transcript 1 protein-like isoform X3 → MSQLCTSSGGCRVIWQGRARTGRGSQAGEGSALMRRTASLDTIYLKGQWPKDDQPFTQLLHVDKASQTPEEWASSCYGGLSWALSEEPYQSGSNSSSNNSSNNSSRRPSVSVVPSPWLGGTSHQAPSPSGEQIDKFIRHRLQRTNKEGTSGSGLRYSPVHADHSVLAPTPVHLRHHALQHANGGSRAISIPQLPKPLLPPRLRSSVEGLNQEIERLVLRPPHMPGDDLDDVDTNRTSFQWSEVPRDGRRAPIAEYLRFTRSVDTQTPARGSAVSAASSDHTSPSLSPPTSPPHSQDAAMPSSTPSPTSTQTLATSPHINKFLAREPPDGCERVALKHHEDRSGVTKTGVWPAVRPPGGFTLRASQGSAFCAPERIATEEECGATALQPCQHQTDSVSVYCPVCAGSPSVCLEGESPDPEMVQCVPEACQTSPSHTMTCDVGVSTMVPGPTSTSIGPAPELTADQ, encoded by the exons GTCGGGCGCGGACAGGCCGCGGAAGCCAGGCTGGCGAGGGGAGCGCGCTGATGCGACGCACGGCATCATTGGACACCATCTACCTCAAGGGACAGTGGCCCAaggacgaccaacccttcacACAGCTGCTTCATGTAGACAAGGCCTCTCAG ACCCCAGAAGAGTGGGCCTCAAGCTGTTACGGGGGACTGAGCTGGGCCCTCAGTGAAGAACCTTACCAGagtggtagcaatagtagtagtaacaacagcagcaacaacagcagcagaagacCATCAGTGTCTGTGGTTCCCTCTCCGTGGCTGGGGGGCACCAGCCACCAGGCACCCTCTCCTTCAGGAGAACAGATCGACAAGTTTATCCGGCACCG GCTTCAACGAACCAACAAAGAAGGGACAAGTGGTAGTGGTCTCCGCTACAGTCCCGTACATGCTGATCACTCCGTCCTTGCTCCAACACCAGTTCACCTGAGACACCATGCCCTCCAACATGCAAATG GTGGGTCCCGTGCCATCTCCATCCCACAGCTGCCCAAGCCACTGCTTCCTCCCCGACTGCGCAGCTCAGTGGAAGGTCTTAACCAAGAAATTGAACGCCTCGTTTTGCGACCGCCCCACATGCCTGGGGATGACCTAGATGATGTG GACACCAACAGAACCTCTTTTCAGTGGAGTGAAGTCCCACGTGACGGCCGCAGAGCGCCCATTGCTGAGTACCTGAGGTTTACAAGGAGCGTCGACACTCAAACACCTGCCAGAGGGTCAGCAGTGTCCGCTGCCAGTTCTGACCACACATCCCCCTCTCTATCCCcacccacctcccctccacacagTCAGGATGCTGCCATGCCATCCTCCACTCCAAGCCCAACTAGTACACAAACACTGGCCACTTCCCCTCACATTAACAAGTTCCTGGCACGGGAGCCTCCAGATGGCTGTGAGAGAGTGGCTCTCAAACATCATGAAGACAG GTCAGGGGTAACAAAGACAGGAGTGTGGCCAGCTGTCAGGCCCCCAGGTGGCTTCACTCTACGGGCCAGCCAGGGATCAGCCTTCTGTGCACCAGAGAGGATAGCAACAGAAGAGGAGTGTGGAGCCACTGCCCTCCAACCATGTCAGCATCAAACTGATTCTGTAAGTGTATATTGTCCTGTTTGTGCTGGTAGTCCTAGTGTGTGTCTGGAAGGAGAGAGTCCAGACCCAGAGATGGTGCAGTGTGTGCCCGAGGCCTGCCAGACCTCCCCATCCCACACAATGACATGTGACGTGGGCGTGTCCACGATGGTGCCCGGTCCTACCAGCACAAGCATAGGGCCAGCCCCTGAACTCACTGCAGATCAATAG
- the LOC135103083 gene encoding DNA replication complex GINS protein PSF2-like yields MDAAEVEFLAEKLPISIVPNFAQDKLYLISGDVGPFSPGIPVEVPLWLGLNLRQRSKCRIVIPDWLDEEKLAEKKEEEAQSKVFTQMPCEHYMIVAQLLLSAEPEGIPNSQQVKTLLKDIWDLRISKLRSSVADFILSEGSHAKLDRLTHMEINSIRPFLPHSLDQFHRLAKSAHNTELSQTQDL; encoded by the exons ATGGATGCTGCGGAGGTGGAATTTCTAGCTGAGAAATTACCTATCTCCATTGTGCCAAACTTTGCCCAAGACAAACTTTACCTTATATCAGGTGATGTGGGACCATTTAGCCCAG GAATCccagtggaggtgcctctgtgGCTTGGGCTAAACCTCCGTCAAAGAAGTAAATGTCGCATAGTTATCCCTGACTGGCTGGATGAAGAGAAGCTAgctgagaaaaaggaagaagaggctcAATCCAAG GTGTTTACACAAATGCCATGTGAGCATTATATGATAGTTGCTCAGTTACTGCTGTCCGCTGAACCTGAAGGCATTCCTAACTCACAACAGGTTAAGACACTTCTTAAG GACATCTGGGACCTGCGCATCTCTAAGCTACGGTCATCTGTGGCAGACTTCATCCTCAGTGAGGGATCACATGCAAAGCTGGATCGACTGACACACATGGAGATCAACAGCATCagacccttccttcctcattcattaGATCAGTTTCATCGTCTTGCAAAATCTGCACATAACACTGAACTTTCTCAAACACAAGACTTGTAA
- the LOC135103081 gene encoding glucocorticoid-induced transcript 1 protein-like isoform X6 has protein sequence MRRTASLDTIYLKGQWPKDDQPFTQLLHVDKASQTPEEWASSCYGGLSWALSEEPYQSGSNSSSNNSSNNSSRRPSVSVVPSPWLGGTSHQAPSPSGEQIDKFIRHRLQRTNKEGTSGSGLRYSPVHADHSVLAPTPVHLRHHALQHANGGSRAISIPQLPKPLLPPRLRSSVEGLNQEIERLVLRPPHMPGDDLDDVDTNRTSFQWSEVPRDGRRAPIAEYLRFTRSVDTQTPARGSAVSAASSDHTSPSLSPPTSPPHSQDAAMPSSTPSPTSTQTLATSPHINKFLAREPPDGCERVALKHHEDRSGVTKTGVWPAVRPPGGFTLRASQGSAFCAPERIATEEECGATALQPCQHQTDSVSVYCPVCAGSPSVCLEGESPDPEMVQCVPEACQTSPSHTMTCDVGVSTMVPGPTSTSIGPAPELTADQ, from the exons ATGCGACGCACGGCATCATTGGACACCATCTACCTCAAGGGACAGTGGCCCAaggacgaccaacccttcacACAGCTGCTTCATGTAGACAAGGCCTCTCAG ACCCCAGAAGAGTGGGCCTCAAGCTGTTACGGGGGACTGAGCTGGGCCCTCAGTGAAGAACCTTACCAGagtggtagcaatagtagtagtaacaacagcagcaacaacagcagcagaagacCATCAGTGTCTGTGGTTCCCTCTCCGTGGCTGGGGGGCACCAGCCACCAGGCACCCTCTCCTTCAGGAGAACAGATCGACAAGTTTATCCGGCACCG GCTTCAACGAACCAACAAAGAAGGGACAAGTGGTAGTGGTCTCCGCTACAGTCCCGTACATGCTGATCACTCCGTCCTTGCTCCAACACCAGTTCACCTGAGACACCATGCCCTCCAACATGCAAATG GTGGGTCCCGTGCCATCTCCATCCCACAGCTGCCCAAGCCACTGCTTCCTCCCCGACTGCGCAGCTCAGTGGAAGGTCTTAACCAAGAAATTGAACGCCTCGTTTTGCGACCGCCCCACATGCCTGGGGATGACCTAGATGATGTG GACACCAACAGAACCTCTTTTCAGTGGAGTGAAGTCCCACGTGACGGCCGCAGAGCGCCCATTGCTGAGTACCTGAGGTTTACAAGGAGCGTCGACACTCAAACACCTGCCAGAGGGTCAGCAGTGTCCGCTGCCAGTTCTGACCACACATCCCCCTCTCTATCCCcacccacctcccctccacacagTCAGGATGCTGCCATGCCATCCTCCACTCCAAGCCCAACTAGTACACAAACACTGGCCACTTCCCCTCACATTAACAAGTTCCTGGCACGGGAGCCTCCAGATGGCTGTGAGAGAGTGGCTCTCAAACATCATGAAGACAG GTCAGGGGTAACAAAGACAGGAGTGTGGCCAGCTGTCAGGCCCCCAGGTGGCTTCACTCTACGGGCCAGCCAGGGATCAGCCTTCTGTGCACCAGAGAGGATAGCAACAGAAGAGGAGTGTGGAGCCACTGCCCTCCAACCATGTCAGCATCAAACTGATTCTGTAAGTGTATATTGTCCTGTTTGTGCTGGTAGTCCTAGTGTGTGTCTGGAAGGAGAGAGTCCAGACCCAGAGATGGTGCAGTGTGTGCCCGAGGCCTGCCAGACCTCCCCATCCCACACAATGACATGTGACGTGGGCGTGTCCACGATGGTGCCCGGTCCTACCAGCACAAGCATAGGGCCAGCCCCTGAACTCACTGCAGATCAATAG